The following coding sequences are from one Seonamhaeicola sp. ML3 window:
- a CDS encoding PAS domain-containing sensor histidine kinase translates to MFQNGNDVFDALFEAVSEGVIVVDKDQKIVSINKSAEHMFGYSNDELLNQHLEILIPKQYHAGHGKHVDGFMKARESRRMGHGRDLYGAHKSGYSFPVEAGLNPLDFNGNTYVMALVIDISVRKKQEEELQELNSKLEKKVAERTKALSTTVEELKEANKKRDIEIQKRIEAQNKISDALKKEKELNELKTKFLSLVSHEFKTPLSGILTSAMLLSKYKLTEQQQRRDKHIKTISDKVHYLNNILNDFLSVEKLETGKVTYKYGTFRLTKVIDEVIYNANMLLKEGQKINYPKQIDDLSLHQDEKILELSLSNLVHNAIKYSPENTVIDIKIDQNETDTTFVVSDNGMGIPEADQKQIFNRYFRAENALLVQGTGIGLNIVKSHLNNLGGNITFISEENKGSSFTITLPNKAS, encoded by the coding sequence ATGTTTCAAAACGGTAATGATGTATTTGATGCTCTTTTCGAGGCTGTTTCAGAGGGGGTCATTGTAGTTGATAAAGACCAGAAAATCGTGTCTATCAATAAGTCGGCTGAACACATGTTCGGTTATTCTAATGACGAATTGTTAAATCAACACTTAGAGATTTTAATTCCTAAACAATATCATGCCGGCCATGGAAAGCATGTAGATGGCTTTATGAAAGCAAGAGAAAGCAGACGAATGGGGCATGGAAGGGATTTGTATGGAGCTCATAAAAGTGGATACTCCTTTCCGGTTGAGGCTGGTCTTAATCCTTTGGATTTTAATGGGAATACTTATGTAATGGCCTTAGTTATTGATATCTCTGTTCGTAAAAAACAAGAAGAGGAGTTACAAGAGCTAAACAGTAAGTTGGAGAAAAAAGTGGCGGAGCGAACAAAGGCTTTAAGTACCACAGTTGAAGAATTAAAAGAGGCCAACAAAAAACGAGATATTGAGATACAAAAACGAATAGAAGCTCAAAATAAAATTAGTGATGCGCTTAAGAAAGAAAAAGAGCTTAATGAGTTGAAAACAAAATTTTTATCTCTTGTATCGCATGAGTTTAAAACCCCTTTAAGTGGTATCTTAACCTCTGCCATGTTGTTAAGTAAGTATAAGTTAACCGAACAGCAGCAAAGACGGGATAAGCACATTAAAACCATTTCTGATAAAGTGCATTATCTTAACAATATTCTTAATGATTTTCTTTCTGTAGAAAAGTTGGAAACCGGTAAGGTAACCTACAAATATGGCACTTTTAGATTGACCAAAGTTATTGATGAGGTTATATACAATGCCAATATGCTTTTAAAGGAAGGACAGAAAATAAACTATCCGAAGCAAATTGATGATTTGTCATTACATCAAGATGAAAAAATATTGGAATTATCTTTAAGTAATTTGGTGCATAATGCCATTAAATATTCGCCAGAGAATACAGTTATTGATATAAAAATAGACCAAAATGAAACGGATACCACTTTTGTGGTTTCAGATAATGGCATGGGAATTCCAGAAGCCGACCAAAAACAAATATTTAATCGTTATTTTAGGGCTGAAAATGCGCTTTTAGTGCAAGGGACAGGAATTGGACTGAATATTGTAAAAAGTCATTTGAATAACTTAGGAGGCAATATAACCTTCATCAGCGAAGAAAATAAAGGAAGTTCGTTCACTATAACACTGCCAAATAAAGCAAGTTAA
- a CDS encoding heavy metal translocating P-type ATPase metal-binding domain-containing protein, whose translation MEHKTCFHCGLDATSSNITFDDKSFCCNGCKTVYEIFSANDLTCYYDLQNAPGATPKEVAGKYNFLENEKIVEQLLEFNSDDTEIVNLYIPHIHCSSCIWILENLNKLHPAVSASVVNFGKKTVRVTYNSEKTTLKELVILLSSIGYEPYISLEDYSVGKKKTDRSLIYKLGVAGFAFGNVMFLSFPEYFEVGEFWLEKYKHLFRWLMFTYSLPVVFYSAQGYFISAFKGLRSKILNIDVPIALGAAVLFIRSSVEIILDSGSGFFDSLTGLIFFLLVGKFFQQKTYTFLSFERDYKSYFPIGITKITDEGKEESIQVYDIKKGDRLLIRNEELIPVDSILIKGKARIDYSFVTGESKTVSKQSGDKLFAGGKQVDGNIELDVLKSVEQSYLTQLWSNDVFKKDKASSFTTITNKISKNFTLVLLLIAVIATSYWLVNDSSKAINVFTAVLIIACPCAIALSAPFTFGNILRILGKKKFYLKNASVIEQLAKINTIIFDKTGTITSNKEASINYDGETLSASEEALLKSTLRGSNHPLSRSLYELLNEQDIVTLDDYQEHTGKGIEAQYNNDYIKVGSAPFVGHQAETTTLNTTVHVSTNNTYKGKFTFYNAYRKGLAQLFNILKKDYDLAILSGDNAGEKENLTKLLPPKTKLLFNQKPEDKLEYIEYHQSEGASVLMIGDGLNDAGALAQSNVGIAISEKVNVFSPACDAILDASKFNELSNYLKISRSAIKIIKWSFVLSFIYNIIGLYFAVTGQLAPVVAAILMPLSSISIVVFTTICTNIVGRRLK comes from the coding sequence ATGGAGCATAAAACATGTTTCCACTGTGGCTTGGATGCCACATCGTCCAACATCACTTTTGATGACAAGTCGTTTTGTTGTAACGGTTGCAAAACCGTTTACGAGATTTTTTCGGCTAACGATTTAACTTGCTATTACGATTTACAAAACGCTCCAGGAGCAACTCCAAAAGAAGTTGCCGGCAAATACAATTTCTTGGAAAACGAGAAAATTGTTGAGCAGCTCTTGGAATTTAATAGTGACGATACCGAAATTGTAAATCTTTACATTCCGCATATTCATTGTAGTTCTTGTATCTGGATTTTAGAAAATTTAAACAAGCTCCACCCAGCCGTTAGTGCTTCCGTAGTAAACTTTGGAAAGAAAACCGTTAGGGTTACGTATAACTCAGAAAAGACCACGCTTAAAGAGTTAGTTATTCTTTTAAGTAGTATTGGTTATGAACCTTATATTAGTTTAGAAGATTACAGCGTTGGAAAAAAGAAAACCGACCGTTCTTTAATCTACAAACTAGGTGTTGCTGGTTTTGCCTTTGGAAATGTGATGTTTCTATCCTTCCCAGAATATTTTGAAGTTGGTGAATTTTGGCTTGAAAAATACAAACACCTGTTTAGGTGGTTGATGTTTACCTATAGTTTACCTGTAGTTTTTTATTCGGCCCAAGGTTATTTTATTTCGGCTTTTAAAGGCCTACGCTCTAAAATATTGAACATTGATGTACCCATTGCTTTAGGTGCAGCCGTGTTATTTATTAGAAGTAGTGTTGAAATTATTCTGGATTCCGGTTCTGGCTTTTTTGATAGTTTAACAGGGCTCATCTTCTTCTTATTGGTTGGTAAGTTCTTCCAACAGAAAACGTATACATTCTTATCATTCGAACGGGATTATAAATCCTATTTCCCCATCGGAATTACCAAAATAACTGATGAAGGTAAAGAGGAATCCATTCAGGTTTATGACATTAAAAAAGGCGACAGACTTCTTATTAGAAATGAAGAGCTTATTCCAGTTGATAGTATACTTATAAAAGGAAAAGCAAGAATTGATTATAGCTTTGTTACCGGAGAATCCAAAACGGTTAGTAAGCAATCTGGCGACAAATTGTTTGCCGGCGGTAAGCAAGTAGATGGTAATATTGAATTAGATGTTTTAAAATCGGTAGAGCAAAGTTACCTCACCCAACTTTGGAGTAATGATGTCTTTAAAAAAGACAAAGCATCTTCTTTTACCACAATCACTAACAAGATTAGCAAAAACTTCACATTGGTTCTATTACTAATTGCCGTAATAGCTACGAGTTATTGGCTTGTAAATGATTCTAGCAAAGCCATTAATGTATTTACAGCGGTATTGATTATTGCCTGTCCGTGTGCCATCGCCCTATCGGCACCTTTTACTTTTGGAAACATATTACGGATTCTGGGAAAGAAAAAATTCTATCTAAAGAATGCCAGTGTTATAGAACAATTAGCTAAAATAAATACGATAATTTTTGACAAAACCGGAACAATAACTTCCAACAAAGAGGCCTCTATAAATTATGATGGTGAAACATTATCTGCATCTGAAGAAGCTTTACTAAAAAGTACATTACGAGGCTCTAATCATCCGCTAAGCCGTTCATTATATGAACTGTTGAATGAGCAGGACATTGTAACACTCGATGATTACCAAGAACACACCGGCAAAGGTATTGAGGCGCAATATAACAACGATTATATTAAAGTAGGTTCGGCGCCTTTTGTAGGTCATCAAGCTGAAACCACCACTCTAAATACAACTGTTCATGTAAGTACCAACAATACATACAAAGGCAAGTTCACCTTTTACAATGCTTATAGAAAGGGCTTAGCGCAACTGTTCAATATTCTTAAAAAAGATTATGATTTAGCCATTCTTTCTGGCGATAATGCAGGGGAAAAAGAGAACTTGACCAAGCTGTTACCTCCCAAGACGAAGCTTCTGTTCAATCAGAAACCAGAGGATAAACTGGAATACATAGAATACCACCAAAGTGAAGGCGCGAGTGTTTTAATGATAGGTGACGGATTAAATGACGCTGGTGCATTAGCCCAAAGCAATGTTGGCATCGCCATCTCAGAGAAAGTGAATGTATTCTCTCCTGCTTGTGATGCCATTTTAGATGCTTCAAAATTTAATGAACTGTCTAATTATTTGAAAATATCGAGGTCGGCCATAAAGATTATAAAATGGAGTTTTGTGCTCTCATTCATCTACAACATCATAGGCTTATACTTCGCCGTTACTGGGCAATTGGCCCCTGTTGTGGCGGCTATATTAATGCCTTTAAGTTCTATTAGCATTGTGGTATTTACTACAATTTGCACCAACATTGTTGGTAGAAGATTGAAATAA
- the ccoS gene encoding cbb3-type cytochrome oxidase assembly protein CcoS: MSVIYVLLAISIIVAVGFFIAFIMAVKSGQYDDSYTPSVRMLFEDELIKEKSDNSILTKKKD; this comes from the coding sequence ATGAGTGTTATATATGTATTACTTGCTATAAGTATAATTGTAGCCGTTGGTTTTTTTATAGCCTTTATTATGGCCGTTAAGAGCGGACAATATGATGATAGCTATACACCATCGGTACGCATGCTTTTTGAGGATGAACTCATCAAAGAAAAATCAGATAATTCAATACTAACCAAAAAAAAAGATTAA
- the ccoN gene encoding cytochrome-c oxidase, cbb3-type subunit I: protein MEMQQFHYDNKIVTKFIYATIIFGVVGMLVGLLLAFMFLFPNLTDGISWLSFGRLRPLHTNAVIFAFVGNAMFAGVYYSLQRLLKTRMASDLLSNINFWGWQLIIVAAAITLPLGITTSKEYAELEWPIDIAIALVWVVFGVNMIWTILKRRQRHLYVAVWFYIATFVTVAVLHIFNSLELPVSALKSYSVYAGVQDALVQWWYGHNAVAFFLTTPFLGLMYYFIPKAANRPVYSYRLSIVHFWSLIFIYIWAGPHHLLYTALPEWAQNLGVTFSVMLLMPSWGGMINGLLTLRGAWDKVRTDPVLKFMVVAITGYGMATFEGPTLSLKNVNAIAHFTDWIIAHVHVGALAWNGFMAFGMIYYLVPRLFKTKIHSLPLANLHFWLGTLGIIIYALPMYVAGFTQASMWKQFNPDGTLVYGNFLETVTEIIPMYWMRAIGGTMYVVGLLILVYNVWVTIKHGSKVEDELAEAPALERVTKRRTANEGWHTWLERRPIQLTILATVAILIGGIIQIVPTIMVKSNIPTIASVQPYTPLELEGRDIYIREGCVSCHSQMIRPFRSEVERYGEYSKAGEFVYDHPFLWGSKRTGPDLHRIGGKYNDNWHFNHMYDPQSTSSGSIMPRYPWLITGSSSTLDKSQTEAKMRTMVSLGVPYSDEEIANAQQSMTAQGTQIEENLKSDPDFASNYEADKKYAADNGEEFVEMKNREIVALIAYLQRLGTDINVETAQN from the coding sequence ATGGAGATGCAACAATTTCATTACGATAATAAAATCGTTACAAAGTTCATTTACGCCACAATAATTTTTGGAGTAGTTGGGATGTTAGTAGGTCTTCTACTAGCATTTATGTTTTTATTCCCCAACCTTACGGATGGTATTTCGTGGCTTAGTTTTGGTAGATTAAGACCATTGCACACCAACGCTGTTATTTTTGCCTTTGTTGGTAACGCCATGTTTGCTGGGGTCTACTACTCACTGCAACGATTATTGAAAACACGTATGGCTAGTGACCTCTTGAGTAATATCAACTTTTGGGGTTGGCAGCTTATCATTGTGGCGGCAGCAATCACCTTACCTTTAGGTATTACAACTTCTAAAGAATACGCCGAATTAGAATGGCCCATAGATATCGCCATTGCACTTGTGTGGGTGGTTTTTGGCGTGAACATGATTTGGACCATTTTAAAACGTAGACAACGTCATTTATATGTTGCTGTTTGGTTCTACATTGCCACATTTGTAACAGTTGCAGTACTTCATATTTTTAACAGCTTGGAATTACCAGTAAGTGCTTTAAAAAGTTACTCGGTATACGCCGGTGTTCAAGATGCCTTGGTACAATGGTGGTACGGGCATAATGCGGTAGCATTCTTCTTAACCACACCATTCTTAGGTTTGATGTACTACTTTATTCCTAAAGCAGCAAACAGACCGGTTTACTCTTATAGATTATCTATAGTGCACTTCTGGTCATTAATCTTTATATACATTTGGGCAGGACCTCACCACTTATTGTACACCGCTCTACCAGAATGGGCTCAAAACTTGGGTGTTACATTCTCTGTGATGTTATTGATGCCTTCTTGGGGTGGTATGATAAACGGTTTATTAACCTTACGTGGTGCTTGGGACAAAGTTAGAACAGACCCTGTTTTAAAATTCATGGTAGTGGCAATTACCGGTTACGGTATGGCGACTTTTGAAGGGCCTACCTTATCGCTTAAAAACGTAAATGCCATTGCCCACTTTACCGACTGGATTATTGCCCACGTACACGTTGGTGCATTGGCCTGGAACGGATTCATGGCCTTTGGTATGATTTACTACTTAGTCCCAAGGTTATTTAAAACAAAAATACACTCGCTTCCATTGGCCAACCTACATTTCTGGTTGGGTACTTTAGGTATCATTATATATGCATTACCAATGTATGTTGCTGGTTTCACACAAGCCAGTATGTGGAAACAGTTTAACCCAGACGGTACTTTAGTTTATGGTAACTTCTTAGAAACAGTTACCGAGATTATTCCAATGTACTGGATGCGTGCTATTGGTGGAACCATGTATGTGGTTGGATTGTTAATCTTAGTTTATAACGTATGGGTTACTATTAAGCACGGAAGCAAAGTTGAAGACGAACTGGCAGAAGCACCTGCATTAGAGCGTGTAACTAAAAGGCGAACGGCCAATGAAGGATGGCATACTTGGTTAGAAAGAAGACCTATACAGTTAACTATTTTAGCAACGGTTGCCATTCTAATTGGTGGTATTATTCAGATTGTTCCCACTATTATGGTGAAGTCTAATATCCCAACCATTGCCAGCGTGCAACCTTACACACCTTTAGAATTGGAAGGTAGAGATATCTACATACGTGAAGGTTGTGTTAGCTGTCACTCGCAAATGATTAGACCTTTTAGAAGTGAAGTTGAACGTTACGGTGAGTATTCTAAAGCCGGTGAGTTTGTTTATGACCATCCGTTCCTTTGGGGTAGTAAACGTACAGGACCAGACTTACATAGAATTGGTGGAAAGTACAATGACAACTGGCACTTTAACCATATGTACGACCCACAAAGTACCTCATCTGGTTCCATCATGCCACGTTATCCTTGGTTGATTACCGGTTCTTCAAGTACACTTGATAAATCACAGACTGAAGCTAAGATGCGCACCATGGTATCCTTAGGTGTTCCATATTCTGATGAAGAGATTGCCAACGCGCAACAAAGTATGACAGCACAAGGAACTCAGATTGAAGAGAACTTGAAATCTGATCCAGACTTTGCCAGTAACTACGAAGCAGATAAAAAATATGCTGCCGATAACGGTGAAGAATTTGTGGAGATGAAGAATAGAGAGATTGTTGCACTTATTGCTTATTTACAGCGATTAGGAACAGATATTAATGTTGAAACCGCTCAGAACTAA
- a CDS encoding CcoQ/FixQ family Cbb3-type cytochrome c oxidase assembly chaperone — translation MLKFVKNHMESITGIEIYPIISLLIFFIFFVALFWWVVSAKKDYINTVSNIPLDNQNDDTL, via the coding sequence ATGTTAAAATTTGTAAAAAATCATATGGAGAGTATCACTGGGATAGAGATATACCCTATCATCTCCCTACTAATCTTTTTTATCTTTTTTGTAGCACTGTTTTGGTGGGTAGTATCTGCAAAAAAAGACTATATAAACACCGTTAGCAATATTCCATTAGACAACCAAAACGACGACACATTATGA
- a CDS encoding cbb3-type cytochrome c oxidase N-terminal domain-containing protein, producing the protein MRKLVPSWVRVPVVFFIIFGVVEFFIDSGEKPAFIEYPVVLLFLFLVLLILIAIEAIIGALENVMLHKLDEEAKAKFLADKEKAYQFTWLKKTYTKLLGQKPIEEEGEIILDHNYDGIKELDNNLPPWWLYGFYISIIFAVVYLIRYHVFDGPGQIDELETELAEAKIAIEEYKKTAKDLVDINTVTLLTDAGDLSAGKAVFNTNCVACHMADGGGGIGPNLTDDHWILGGGIKNVFKTVSEGGRSGKGMIAWKTQLKPSQIAQVSSYVLSLQGTTPANPKPPEGDIWVAEDTEAKAQE; encoded by the coding sequence ATGAGAAAATTAGTTCCATCTTGGGTAAGAGTACCCGTAGTATTCTTCATCATCTTCGGAGTTGTTGAATTCTTTATAGACTCAGGCGAAAAACCTGCCTTTATAGAATATCCCGTAGTATTACTATTTCTCTTTCTAGTACTTCTAATTTTAATCGCTATTGAAGCGATTATTGGAGCACTTGAAAATGTGATGCTTCATAAGTTAGATGAAGAAGCTAAAGCCAAATTTTTAGCCGATAAAGAAAAAGCGTATCAATTCACTTGGTTAAAGAAAACTTACACGAAACTTCTTGGACAAAAACCAATTGAAGAAGAAGGCGAAATTATCCTAGACCACAACTATGATGGCATTAAGGAGCTTGACAATAACTTACCACCATGGTGGTTATACGGATTTTATATCTCAATAATTTTTGCTGTTGTTTATCTAATTAGATATCATGTATTTGATGGCCCCGGACAAATTGATGAATTAGAAACCGAATTGGCAGAAGCCAAAATAGCCATTGAAGAATACAAGAAAACTGCCAAAGATTTGGTTGATATTAATACCGTAACACTGCTAACTGATGCTGGCGATTTAAGTGCTGGAAAAGCGGTTTTTAACACCAATTGTGTGGCCTGTCACATGGCCGATGGCGGCGGAGGTATTGGACCAAACCTTACTGATGACCATTGGATTTTAGGTGGTGGTATCAAAAATGTATTTAAAACAGTTTCTGAAGGTGGTCGTTCCGGTAAAGGGATGATAGCTTGGAAAACACAACTAAAACCATCGCAGATAGCACAAGTAAGTAGTTACGTATTAAGTTTACAAGGTACAACGCCAGCGAACCCCAAACCACCAGAAGGTGATATTTGGGTCGCTGAAGATACAGAAGCAAAAGCACAGGAATAA
- the ccoG gene encoding cytochrome c oxidase accessory protein CcoG: METPENEIFRDSISTVTEEGKRAWVYPKKPSGKYYDKRKLVSYGLLAFLLASPFVKIGGNQFLMFNVLERRFNIFGFPFWPQDFHLFVISMIIGVVFITLFTVAFGRIFCGWICPQTIFMEMVFRRIEYWIEGDRNKQRKLARQKWDAEKIRKKGLKLFIFVVISFLIANVFLAYLIGGDRLLEYIVEGPFSHMGTLIPLIIFTAVFYFVFAWFREQVCVIACPYGRLQGVLLDTKSVVVAYDYKRGEGPSGRKKFRKNEDRQALGHGDCIDCLQCVHVCPTGIDIRNGTQLECVNCTACIDECDHIMESINLPKGLIRYASEENIKNKVPFKLSARMKGYIAVLTILIGILTGMLFLRNEVEANVLRLPGQLYEHKADNIISNVFTYKLVNKTTRDIEDVTLKLMSHKGTLKLVATSDDFVVPKQGIAEGTLFIEINNSALTGDRNKIKIGVFVGDELIETCTANFLGPRSYK; this comes from the coding sequence TTGGAAACCCCAGAAAACGAAATATTCAGAGATTCCATAAGCACAGTTACCGAAGAAGGGAAGCGTGCCTGGGTGTATCCTAAAAAACCAAGTGGAAAATATTACGACAAAAGAAAACTTGTTAGCTATGGCCTGCTGGCATTTTTATTGGCATCGCCATTTGTAAAAATTGGCGGGAATCAATTTTTAATGTTCAACGTTCTGGAGAGACGATTTAACATTTTTGGTTTCCCTTTTTGGCCTCAAGATTTTCACTTGTTCGTTATCTCAATGATAATTGGGGTGGTATTTATAACACTGTTTACAGTGGCTTTTGGGCGTATTTTTTGTGGCTGGATTTGTCCGCAAACCATTTTCATGGAAATGGTTTTTAGGCGTATTGAGTATTGGATTGAAGGCGACCGAAACAAACAACGCAAATTAGCACGACAAAAATGGGATGCTGAAAAGATTAGAAAAAAAGGATTAAAGCTTTTTATTTTCGTAGTCATTTCATTTTTAATAGCCAATGTATTTCTTGCCTATTTGATTGGTGGAGACAGGTTACTAGAATACATTGTAGAAGGCCCATTTAGTCATATGGGCACACTTATACCTTTAATAATCTTTACAGCTGTTTTCTATTTTGTATTTGCATGGTTTAGGGAACAGGTTTGCGTAATCGCTTGTCCTTACGGAAGGCTACAAGGCGTTCTTTTAGATACCAAATCGGTTGTGGTTGCATACGACTATAAACGTGGTGAAGGCCCTAGTGGCAGAAAAAAATTTAGAAAAAACGAAGACAGACAAGCGCTTGGACATGGCGACTGTATAGACTGCTTGCAATGTGTACATGTTTGTCCCACGGGCATTGACATAAGAAACGGCACCCAATTGGAATGTGTAAACTGTACAGCATGTATTGACGAATGTGATCATATTATGGAAAGCATCAATCTCCCAAAAGGATTGATACGCTATGCCAGTGAGGAAAACATTAAAAACAAAGTACCGTTTAAACTTTCGGCTAGAATGAAAGGCTATATCGCGGTCTTGACTATTTTGATTGGTATATTAACCGGTATGCTCTTTTTAAGAAATGAGGTGGAGGCTAATGTTCTAAGATTGCCAGGACAACTGTACGAGCACAAAGCAGATAATATTATAAGTAATGTGTTTACTTATAAATTGGTAAATAAAACAACACGAGACATAGAAGATGTAACGCTAAAACTGATGTCTCACAAAGGAACTTTAAAATTAGTCGCCACGAGCGATGATTTTGTTGTTCCTAAACAAGGTATTGCAGAAGGCACCTTGTTTATTGAAATAAACAATTCGGCGTTAACTGGTGATCGTAATAAAATTAAGATTGGGGTTTTCGTTGGTGATGAATTGATAGAAACTTGTACGGCCAATTTTTTAGGCCCTAGAAGTTATAAATAA
- a CDS encoding FixH family protein has protein sequence MKLNWGTGIVLAFIGFISFIMYFIITMNIDDSYDHDLVSENYYAEELAYQKDIDKLKNSKALSENITYKKTEKGLTIVFPSNKDFKNITGKVFLYRPSNKQLDFESTISLSNPYLLIPDSRLVDGRWNIKIDWQYDGMSYLYKESIEY, from the coding sequence ATGAAACTAAACTGGGGAACAGGTATCGTACTAGCATTTATAGGGTTTATTTCCTTTATAATGTACTTTATCATTACAATGAACATCGACGATTCGTATGACCATGATTTGGTTAGCGAAAATTACTATGCCGAAGAGCTGGCATACCAAAAGGATATTGATAAGCTTAAAAATTCGAAAGCATTAAGTGAAAACATCACTTATAAGAAGACAGAAAAAGGGCTAACCATTGTGTTTCCCAGTAATAAAGATTTTAAAAACATAACCGGAAAAGTGTTCTTATATAGGCCATCTAACAAACAATTAGATTTTGAAAGTACCATTTCATTATCTAATCCATATTTGCTCATACCTGACTCCCGTTTGGTAGATGGCCGTTGGAACATTAAAATTGATTGGCAATACGATGGGATGTCTTATTTGTATAAAGAATCCATAGAATATTAA
- a CDS encoding sulfite exporter TauE/SafE family protein: MLVSAFVLGILGSFHCIGMCGPIAFMLPVDRTNAFKKISQIVIYHAGRLLAYSFIGLVFGLIGKSLYIFGFQQQLSIIIGVLMIVLVLIPQHKLNQFRVSKPIYRLISKVKSALGSALKRKTADTFLTIGFLNGFLPCGLVYMALFGAISAGHALQGSLYMILFGLGTVPLMTTAIYASNLLKGVARQKIQKAIPVFVIIIGALFIIRGLGLGIPYISPTPVYDVVNSSIDCH; encoded by the coding sequence ATGCTTGTTTCGGCATTTGTTTTGGGTATTTTAGGAAGCTTTCACTGTATAGGCATGTGTGGGCCAATTGCCTTTATGCTTCCAGTAGATAGAACAAATGCGTTTAAAAAGATATCTCAAATAGTAATTTACCATGCTGGGAGATTACTCGCATACAGCTTTATAGGACTAGTTTTTGGACTAATAGGCAAGAGTCTTTACATTTTTGGTTTTCAACAACAACTTTCCATAATCATAGGTGTTCTTATGATTGTATTGGTTTTAATACCACAGCATAAATTGAATCAATTTAGGGTTTCAAAACCTATTTACAGATTAATCTCAAAGGTGAAATCTGCACTTGGTTCTGCTTTAAAAAGAAAAACAGCAGATACTTTTTTAACTATCGGTTTTTTAAATGGCTTTTTGCCATGTGGCCTTGTTTACATGGCTCTTTTTGGAGCTATCTCTGCAGGCCATGCACTTCAAGGCAGCCTATATATGATTTTATTTGGCCTGGGAACTGTTCCTTTAATGACCACCGCCATTTACGCCAGTAACTTATTAAAAGGTGTAGCTAGACAAAAAATTCAGAAAGCCATCCCGGTTTTCGTAATCATTATAGGTGCCTTATTTATTATTCGTGGCCTAGGACTTGGCATTCCTTACATCTCTCCCACTCCAGTGTACGATGTTGTGAATAGTTCTATAGATTGCCACTAG
- a CDS encoding TetR/AcrR family transcriptional regulator: MDRLLSNLKITVPEKIYVKDPESSDLGKRIVEHSINLIDEIGFDAFTFKKLGAVIGSNESSIYRYFESKHKLLLYLTSWYWAWIEYQLVFETYSLQPEDKLEKAIEIVSRSTKEDTNFSHINEVVLNRIIVNENSKSFLTKEVDQKNKEGYYIIYKRIVYRLRDMIKAIYPDYKYPSSLASTILEGSLHQHFLKEHFESITDCNLNVSPSNFIKNLVLNTLNS, encoded by the coding sequence ATGGACAGATTACTATCAAATTTAAAAATTACTGTACCAGAAAAAATCTATGTAAAAGACCCAGAATCTTCAGATCTAGGAAAGCGTATCGTCGAGCACAGTATAAATTTAATAGATGAAATTGGCTTTGATGCTTTTACCTTTAAAAAACTTGGCGCTGTTATTGGTTCTAACGAAAGTTCTATATACAGATACTTTGAAAGTAAACACAAATTATTACTTTATTTAACGTCCTGGTATTGGGCATGGATTGAATACCAGCTAGTATTTGAAACTTATAGTTTGCAACCAGAAGATAAACTTGAAAAAGCAATTGAGATTGTTTCTAGAAGTACTAAAGAAGACACAAACTTCAGCCATATTAATGAGGTTGTATTAAACAGAATTATAGTTAACGAGAACTCAAAATCTTTTTTAACAAAAGAAGTAGACCAAAAAAACAAGGAAGGATATTATATCATTTATAAACGTATTGTTTATCGTTTAAGAGACATGATTAAAGCCATTTATCCAGACTACAAATACCCTTCAAGCTTGGCAAGCACCATATTAGAGGGAAGCTTACACCAACATTTTTTAAAGGAACATTTCGAATCTATAACAGATTGTAATTTAAATGTTTCTCCTTCAAATTTCATAAAAAACTTAGTCCTTAACACTTTGAACTCTTAA